Proteins encoded within one genomic window of Humulus lupulus chromosome 1, drHumLupu1.1, whole genome shotgun sequence:
- the LOC133790312 gene encoding WRKY transcription factor 23, which translates to MEMKREMSNTTTTTTTKDNNMMGSSSLSDIISNGSFPMFSSTYTFEPSSDFGAENKGSTLGFMELLGVNDYFTIPPSSFFDFPALLASNTTTSTITTTAVPPLTIPKKEVSSDALNSNNNNQPATPNTSSISSASSDALNEEQTKPTDPEEEEEEDEGEEDEEEEQPAKTTNKQLKAKKTSQKKQREPRFAFMTKSEVDHLEDGYRWRKYGQKAVKNSPFPRSYYRCTSASCNVKKRVERSYTDPSVVVTTYEGQHTHPSPLISRPAHTAAADHPAAAFANIPFHRSSGHHHQLPHQYQFMTDHHHLLSSPSPSPSPASLPSNHNSFANYSNIISHINSNNNGSTTNAAAAFLHERRFCNPSPGPALIPDHGLLQDIVTSNMRTN; encoded by the exons ATGGAGATGAAGAGAGAGATGagtaatactactactactactactacaaaagATAACAACATGATGGGATCTTCGTCGCTTTCTGATATAATATCAAACGGTTCTTTTCCAATGTTCTCATCAACATACACGTTTGAGCCGTCTTCTGATTTTGGAGCTGAAAATAAGGGGTCAACCTTAGGGTTCATGGAGCTTCTGGGTGTGAATGACTACTTCACTATTCCTCCTTCTTCATTCTTTGATTTTCCAGCTTTATTAGCTTCGAATACTACAACTTCGACCATTACCACTACTGCTGTTCCTCCTCTTACTATTCCTAAAAAGGAGGTCAGTTCGGATGCCTtgaatagtaataataataatcaacCTGCAACGCCAAACACTTCGTCGATTTCTTCAGCTTCGAGTGATGCTCTCAATGAAGAACAGACTAAACCTACGGACccagaagaagaggaagaagaagatgaaggtgAGGAAGACGAGGAAGAAGAGCAACCGGCAAAGACTACCAACAAACA GTTGAAAGCGAAGAAGACAAGTCAGAAGAAACAGAGAGAACCCAGATTTGCGTTTATGACGAAGAGCGAGGTTGATCATTTGGAAGATGGCTACAGATGGAGAAAGTACGGCCAAAAAGCTGTGAAAAACAGCCCATTTCCCAG gagTTACTATCGTTGCACCAGTGCCTCATGTAATGTGAAGAAACGAGTTGAGAGATCGTACACAGACCCAAGTGTGGTGGTGACTACTTATGAAGGCCAACACACACATCCAAGCCCACTCATTTCTCGTCCCGCTCACACCGCCGCCGCCGATCATCCGGCCGCCGCCTTCGCCAATATTCCATTTCATAGAAGTAGTGGCCATCATCACCAGCTGCCTCATCAGTATCAGTTCATGACTGATCATCATCATTTGTtatcatcaccatcaccatcaccatcaccagCCTCTTTACCCTCTAATCATAATAGTTTTGCTAATTACAGTAATATTATTAGCCATATTAACAGTAATAATAATGGCTCAACCACAAACGCAGCAGCTGCTTTTCTACATGAGAGGCGCTTTTGCAACCCTTCACCAGGACCAGCTTTGATCCCAGACCATGGCCTTCTTCAAGACATAGTCACCTCCAACATGAGAAcaaactag